In Pyxidicoccus xibeiensis, the genomic stretch TGCGCTGGGGGGTGGGGATGTAGCTGTCCACCGCCTCCATCAGCTTCAGGATGGACGGCTCGCCGATGTCGCTGGTGTCGCCCTCGAGCGCCTTGAGCGCCGAGCCGGGGACGATGGGGATGCTGTCACCCGGGAAGTCGTACTTCTTGAGCAGGTCCCGGACTTCCATCTCCACGAGCTCGCGCAGCTCGGGGTCGTCCAGCATGTCCACCTTGTTCAGGAAGACGACGATGTAGGGCACGCCGACCTGGCGGGCCAGCAGGATGTGCTCGCGCGTCTGGGGCATCGGGCCGTCGGCGGCCGACACCACCAGGATGGCGCCGTCCATCTGCGCCGCGCCGGTGATCATGTTCTTCACGTAGTCGGCGTGACCCGGGCAGTCGACGTGGGCGTAGTGACGGTTCTTCGTCTGGTACTCCACGTGCGCGGTGGAGATGGTGATACCGCGCTCACGCTCCTCCGGCGCCTTGTCGATCTGGTCGTACGCCATGAACGTGGCGCCGCCCGTCTTCGCCAGCACCTTGGTGATGGCGGCCGTCAGCGACGTCTTGCCGTGGTCCACGTGTCCGATCGTGCCGATGTTCACGTGGGGCTTGTTACGCTCGAACTTCTCCTTGGCCATGACACTCCTCTAAAAAATGGAGCCCTGAACCAGGATTGAACTGGTGACCTCGTCCTTACCAAGGACGCGCTCTGCCAACTGAGCTATCAGGGCTTGGCGATGCTGTGGACTACAACGGTTGGAGCGGGAAATGGGACTCGAACCCACGACATTCAGCTTGGAAGGCTGACGCTCTACCAACTGAGCTATTCCCGCGTTGCCGAGTGGAGGGAGGTGGATTCGAACCACCGAAGGCGTGAACCGGCAGATTTACAGTCTGCTCCCTTTGGCCGCTTGGGTATCCCTCCATATTCTCTTGCCATCTACTGCACTTCGGCACTGCATCCCGGGCCCTCATCCGCGGCCCCGTCCTACCTGGCCGGCGGCGGGACTTGAACCCGCGACCTACTGATTAC encodes the following:
- a CDS encoding GTP-binding protein → MAKEKFERNKPHVNIGTIGHVDHGKTSLTAAITKVLAKTGGATFMAYDQIDKAPEERERGITISTAHVEYQTKNRHYAHVDCPGHADYVKNMITGAAQMDGAILVVSAADGPMPQTREHILLARQVGVPYIVVFLNKVDMLDDPELRELVEMEVRDLLKKYDFPGDSIPIVPGSALKALEGDTSDIGEPSILKLMEAVDSYIPTPQR